In Acidaminococcus fermentans DSM 20731, one genomic interval encodes:
- a CDS encoding ABC transporter ATP-binding protein gives MADVRFNHITFHYGKKCIFKDLSLTVEESQIMCLVGPSGCGKTTLVRCLLGFIKPETGSIYVGDRCLFDAEKGIDVSPEHRHIGVVFQDYAVWPHMTVLENVLYPMKKMRIPKQEMKERAHHALEQVRMLGYEEHLPSQLSGGQQQRVAIARALVSSDEVIVMDEPITNLDAKLREEMLTEIRLIQHDIGTTILYITHDQEAALQLCDRMAIMDRDGNLCQIGEDEDIILRPANRFVFEFIGVSNFFPLVRENGHTYLVAGEKFLYDECPQEIFASGRPMEMGVRLNDMIFDDSSPVRGKVTRSVFLGSEYVYFIQLGNREIRMQVNALDVMQNNKAEEGQEVGLRFLQPRYYEARKEDHDESA, from the coding sequence ATGGCCGATGTTCGGTTCAATCATATTACCTTCCACTATGGGAAAAAATGTATTTTCAAGGATCTTTCTCTAACAGTGGAAGAAAGCCAGATCATGTGTCTGGTCGGCCCTTCTGGCTGCGGGAAGACAACTTTGGTCCGCTGTCTGTTGGGATTCATCAAACCGGAGACAGGATCCATTTATGTAGGAGACCGCTGCCTGTTCGATGCGGAAAAAGGCATCGACGTCTCTCCGGAACACCGTCATATCGGGGTGGTGTTCCAGGATTATGCGGTGTGGCCCCATATGACCGTGCTGGAAAACGTACTGTATCCCATGAAGAAAATGAGAATACCCAAGCAAGAAATGAAAGAAAGAGCCCACCATGCCCTGGAGCAGGTGCGGATGCTGGGGTATGAGGAACATTTGCCCAGCCAGCTTTCCGGTGGGCAGCAGCAGCGGGTGGCCATTGCCCGTGCCCTGGTGAGCAGTGATGAAGTCATCGTCATGGATGAACCCATTACCAACCTGGATGCCAAGCTGCGGGAAGAAATGCTGACGGAAATCCGTCTGATTCAGCACGATATCGGGACCACCATCCTCTATATTACCCATGACCAGGAAGCGGCTCTTCAGCTTTGCGACCGGATGGCCATTATGGACCGGGATGGGAATCTGTGCCAGATCGGCGAGGATGAGGACATCATCTTGAGACCGGCTAATCGGTTTGTCTTTGAATTTATCGGAGTCTCGAACTTCTTCCCCCTGGTACGGGAAAATGGACATACCTATCTGGTAGCCGGAGAAAAGTTCCTCTATGATGAATGCCCCCAGGAAATCTTTGCAAGTGGAAGACCCATGGAAATGGGAGTGCGTCTCAATGATATGATTTTTGATGACAGTTCCCCTGTCCGTGGAAAAGTTACCCGAAGCGTGTTCCTGGGCAGTGAGTACGTATATTTCATCCAGCTGGGAAATCGGGAAATCCGGATGCAGGTCAATGCACTGGATGTGATGCAGAACAATAAGGCAGAGGAAGGCCAGGAAGTGGGCCTGCGTTTCCTTCAACCCCGGTATTATGAAGCCAGAAAGGAGGATCATGATGAATCTGCGTAG
- a CDS encoding ABC transporter substrate-binding protein has product MNLKKWLSVGMLCVLAAGISACGGGGAIPGSKQDKKSAGNTVMLYSSMQEDQLNAVKKAFEKKYPDIKLDYYFAGTGKVITKIATEAKSGQVAADVIWVGDPADYIGFKKMGILQKYSSPEAKAIDPVFIDKEGYYTGARMMNMGIAYNPQKVSKEEAPKTWDDLLDPKWKGQIVMTDPGTAGTTKYAVGALISNSKYGKAYFEKLKENGTELQSGTTATHNQIAAGAYKVGMCLDYVTENLKSKGSTIEFVYPKQDIISIYSPIALVKGAKNEANAKKLYDFILSKEGQEVLVQNNMLSVRKDVKQKGVTIEEIAKNAMKVDLEKLAANAKNVLDQFDAIFKKK; this is encoded by the coding sequence ATGAATCTGAAGAAGTGGCTGTCTGTAGGGATGCTGTGCGTGCTGGCAGCAGGAATCAGTGCCTGCGGTGGGGGCGGGGCGATTCCCGGTTCCAAACAGGACAAGAAATCCGCAGGGAATACGGTGATGCTGTATTCCTCTATGCAGGAAGACCAGTTGAATGCTGTGAAGAAAGCGTTTGAAAAGAAATACCCGGACATCAAACTGGATTACTACTTCGCCGGAACCGGGAAAGTTATTACGAAAATCGCCACGGAAGCGAAATCCGGCCAGGTAGCGGCAGATGTAATCTGGGTAGGGGATCCGGCCGACTACATCGGTTTTAAGAAAATGGGCATCCTTCAGAAATACAGTTCTCCGGAAGCCAAGGCCATCGATCCGGTATTTATTGATAAGGAAGGCTATTATACCGGTGCCCGGATGATGAATATGGGGATTGCCTACAATCCTCAGAAGGTTTCCAAAGAAGAAGCGCCCAAGACCTGGGATGATCTTTTGGATCCCAAATGGAAAGGCCAGATTGTCATGACGGATCCCGGTACGGCGGGAACCACCAAATACGCCGTAGGGGCCCTGATTTCCAATTCCAAGTACGGAAAGGCCTATTTTGAAAAACTGAAGGAAAACGGCACGGAACTCCAGTCCGGGACTACTGCAACCCACAACCAGATTGCAGCCGGTGCCTATAAAGTAGGGATGTGCCTGGATTATGTCACGGAAAACCTGAAGAGCAAAGGGTCCACCATCGAATTTGTCTATCCGAAACAGGACATCATCTCCATTTACAGTCCCATCGCTCTGGTAAAGGGAGCCAAAAACGAAGCCAATGCCAAGAAACTTTATGACTTCATCCTTTCCAAAGAAGGACAGGAAGTCCTGGTACAAAACAATATGCTTTCTGTCCGCAAAGATGTGAAACAGAAGGGTGTGACCATTGAGGAAATCGCCAAGAATGCCATGAAGGTGGACCTGGAGAAACTGGCAGCCAATGCCAAGAACGTGCTGGATCAATTCGATGCCATCTTCAAGAAAAAATAA
- a CDS encoding L-2-amino-thiazoline-4-carboxylic acid hydrolase: protein MKPQKMDEPVSMFVLFARFFSILAKNLEKEFGEKGLEILKQSVIDWGIARGKDIARRAAQRGQKNDLDAYLPNYDMERSELFGYDTEYGKDEINQDFDRCVFAKTWMDAGEEKYGRIYCENIDPAICKGYNEDLECVHDHIMYKDHHCTFCFRMKKK, encoded by the coding sequence TTGAAACCGCAAAAAATGGATGAACCGGTTTCCATGTTCGTTCTGTTTGCCCGTTTTTTTTCCATCCTGGCAAAGAATCTGGAAAAAGAATTTGGGGAAAAAGGCCTGGAAATCCTGAAACAAAGCGTTATCGACTGGGGAATAGCCCGGGGTAAAGATATTGCCCGCCGGGCTGCTCAACGGGGCCAGAAAAATGATCTGGATGCCTATCTGCCCAACTATGACATGGAACGCAGTGAACTGTTCGGGTATGACACAGAATATGGCAAAGACGAAATCAACCAGGATTTTGACCGCTGTGTATTCGCCAAGACCTGGATGGATGCGGGGGAAGAAAAATACGGCCGCATTTACTGCGAAAATATCGACCCCGCCATCTGCAAAGGGTACAATGAAGACCTGGAATGTGTACATGACCATATCATGTACAAAGATCATCACTGCACCTTCTGCTTCCGGATGAAGAAAAAGTAA
- a CDS encoding agmatinase family protein: protein MRESKPTIYDPNFLPNMIYSGVPSWLNLSVIENDDDLKKIDAAVVGVPWEGGCTIGGYSSTTEGPKAVRSASIRYTGFLPDYNLDCFDYLNVADSGDIATQNGNYDFTFKSIRERIGKLADAKIIPITIGGDHGIAYPIISEIAKRYPKKVGVLHFDAHLDNYSHFGDDELSRCSPFYRVYNDPNMDPTKIAHIGIRGPRNHREEYNNAVKYGATVIRAIDVHEDGWKASISKALEVVSKDTEYIYITVCADSLDAANMPQAPQDMGGLTSYELLMMLHEAGLAGAKGIDFVETYPEVFTLQTAAHVVNWAFLYYLNGLAQHIKESK, encoded by the coding sequence ATGAGAGAAAGTAAACCTACGATTTATGATCCCAATTTCCTGCCCAATATGATTTACAGCGGAGTACCTTCCTGGTTGAACCTGTCCGTCATTGAAAATGATGACGATCTGAAAAAAATCGATGCCGCAGTGGTTGGGGTACCCTGGGAAGGAGGCTGTACCATCGGCGGGTATTCTTCCACTACGGAAGGCCCCAAAGCAGTCCGCTCTGCGTCCATCCGGTATACCGGCTTCCTGCCTGACTACAACCTGGATTGCTTTGATTACCTCAATGTGGCTGATTCCGGGGATATTGCCACCCAGAATGGCAACTATGACTTTACCTTCAAATCCATCCGGGAGCGGATTGGCAAACTGGCTGATGCCAAAATTATCCCCATTACCATTGGCGGGGACCATGGCATTGCCTATCCCATCATCAGTGAAATCGCCAAACGGTATCCGAAGAAAGTAGGCGTTCTCCACTTTGACGCCCATCTGGACAACTACTCCCATTTCGGTGATGATGAATTGTCCCGGTGTTCTCCTTTCTATCGGGTCTACAATGATCCCAACATGGATCCCACCAAGATCGCTCATATCGGGATCCGTGGACCCAGAAACCATCGGGAAGAATACAACAATGCCGTAAAATATGGCGCAACGGTCATCCGGGCCATCGATGTCCATGAAGATGGCTGGAAGGCTTCCATTTCCAAAGCCCTGGAAGTAGTCAGCAAGGATACGGAATATATCTACATTACCGTATGTGCAGACAGTCTGGATGCAGCCAACATGCCTCAGGCACCCCAGGACATGGGTGGTCTGACTTCTTATGAACTGCTGATGATGCTCCATGAAGCAGGACTGGCAGGGGCGAAAGGCATTGACTTTGTGGAAACCTATCCGGAAGTGTTCACCCTGCAGACGGCGGCCCATGTGGTTAACTGGGCATTCCTGTACTATCTGAACGGCCTGGCTCAGCATATCAAAGAAAGCAAATAA